One part of the Mesorhizobium sp. M4B.F.Ca.ET.058.02.1.1 genome encodes these proteins:
- a CDS encoding glucan ABC transporter ATP-binding protein/ permease, protein MSLLQIYWRALGYLAADKKRVALICGANVALAAIAILEPILLGRVIGAIAEKGPVFSTLAVWAALGAFNVVAVVLVARGADRFAHARRSEVLCQSFERVITMPLAWHHQRGTSNSLQTLLRAVETLFSLWLEFMRVHLSTAIALVLLVPTALAMDIRMSLVLLGLGVLYVGIGRIVMRRTKSGQTAVERHYHTVFAHVTDSVSNVAVLQSYNRIGHETATLKRYVKDLLDAQNPVLDWWAIASALNRLSSTISMMIVLSIGAYLVTRGELRVGDVVAFIGFAGMLIARLDQMSAFSTQISEARAKLEDFYRLEDSAADTAEPEGLRELANVTGHVRFENVGFEFANSGQGVDDVSFEVQAGQTVAIVGPTGAGKTTLINLLQRVFTPSSGRILIDGIDTRSVTRKSLRHSIATVFQDAGLLNRSIEDNIRVGRAEATYDEVHAAANAAAAQDFILSKSSGYDTVVGERGGQLSGGERQRIAIARAVLKDAPILVLDEATSALDVETEDRVKEAIDELRRNRTTFIIAHRLTTVRDADLVVFMDKGRVVEQGGFAELSLRNGRFASLLRAGGLLNDEEVRRLSRTVNEAA, encoded by the coding sequence GTGTCACTTCTGCAGATCTACTGGAGAGCTCTGGGTTATCTGGCTGCCGACAAGAAGCGCGTCGCTCTGATTTGCGGCGCCAATGTCGCGCTCGCCGCGATCGCGATCCTCGAGCCGATCCTGTTGGGCCGGGTGATCGGTGCCATCGCTGAAAAAGGCCCGGTGTTTTCGACGCTCGCCGTTTGGGCAGCTCTCGGCGCGTTCAACGTCGTTGCTGTCGTGCTGGTGGCGCGTGGCGCCGACCGCTTCGCCCATGCCCGCCGCTCGGAGGTGCTGTGCCAGTCCTTCGAGCGCGTCATCACCATGCCGCTCGCCTGGCATCATCAGCGCGGCACGTCCAATTCACTACAAACGCTGTTGCGCGCCGTCGAGACCCTGTTCAGCCTGTGGCTCGAATTCATGCGCGTGCATCTCTCGACGGCCATCGCGCTGGTGCTTTTGGTGCCGACCGCGCTTGCCATGGACATTCGCATGTCGCTGGTGCTGCTTGGCCTTGGCGTGCTTTATGTCGGCATCGGCCGTATCGTCATGCGCCGCACCAAGTCCGGGCAGACCGCTGTCGAGCGCCATTACCACACCGTGTTTGCCCATGTGACCGATAGCGTCAGCAATGTCGCCGTGCTGCAGAGCTACAACCGCATCGGCCATGAGACCGCGACGCTGAAGCGTTACGTCAAGGACCTGCTCGACGCGCAGAATCCGGTGCTCGACTGGTGGGCGATCGCCAGTGCGTTGAACCGGCTGTCGTCGACCATCTCGATGATGATCGTGCTTTCGATCGGCGCCTACCTCGTCACTCGCGGTGAGCTCCGCGTCGGCGACGTCGTTGCCTTCATCGGCTTTGCAGGGATGCTGATCGCCCGCCTCGATCAGATGTCGGCCTTCTCCACCCAGATCTCAGAGGCGCGGGCCAAGCTCGAGGACTTCTATCGTCTCGAAGATTCGGCCGCCGACACTGCCGAGCCGGAAGGTCTGCGTGAGCTGGCCAACGTCACCGGCCACGTCCGCTTCGAGAATGTCGGCTTCGAATTCGCCAATTCGGGGCAGGGCGTCGACGACGTCTCCTTCGAGGTTCAGGCCGGCCAGACGGTAGCCATCGTCGGTCCGACCGGCGCCGGCAAGACGACGCTCATCAACCTGCTGCAGCGCGTCTTCACGCCCTCGAGCGGCCGTATCCTGATCGACGGCATCGACACCCGTTCGGTGACCCGCAAGTCGCTGCGCCACTCGATCGCCACCGTGTTCCAGGATGCCGGTCTGCTCAACCGTTCGATCGAGGACAACATCCGTGTCGGCCGCGCCGAGGCGACCTATGACGAGGTGCACGCCGCCGCCAACGCCGCCGCCGCGCAGGATTTCATCCTGTCGAAGAGCAGCGGCTACGACACCGTCGTCGGCGAGCGTGGCGGCCAGCTTTCGGGCGGCGAGCGCCAGCGCATCGCCATTGCCCGCGCCGTGCTCAAGGACGCACCGATCCTGGTGCTCGACGAGGCGACCAGCGCGCTCGACGTCGAGACCGAGGATCGCGTCAAGGAAGCGATCGATGAGCTGCGCCGCAACCGCACCACCTTCATCATCGCCCACCGGCTGACCACGGTGCGTGACGCCGACCTGGTCGTGTTCATGGACAAGGGCAGGGTGGTCGAGCAGGGTGGCTTCGCCGAGCTGTCGCTGCGCAATGGCCGCTTCGCCAGCCTGCTGCGCGCCGGTGGCCTGCTCAACGACGAGGAGGTCCGCCGCCTCAGCCGTACTGTGAACGAGGCCGCGTAG
- a CDS encoding DUF58 domain-containing protein yields the protein MIYPSGRAVWAAAVGAIPAFLIALALPSFWYLGLLWICLLLGFLAVDAAAGRGRASLSASLDAPPQVGVGGRFAVHVAASLGKQARKLQARVGHDQRLEPINGTGGVLPADGGTLDLEFTALRRGMANFDRLWLRWRGPFGLVWNQVVLPMDEKVAVLPDVSHARDEAITLLQRSAQADGHAQKRAGQGREFEALKDYQPGMGRRMIDWKRSARHGKLLAREFRIEENNNVVLAIDSGRLMCEPVDGVPKVDRAVTAALLSAFIALKGGDLVSLFSFDARPRVSSGAVRGSASFPMIQKRAAEIDYSSEETNFTLALTTLSGKLDRRSLVIIFTDFVDPISAELMLRTVGRLTERHLVLFMMMKDVELESLADMPPATPEDVARAVTAGGLLRERQVVIGRLRLLGAHVIEADHQRLGPALVERYLELKQENLL from the coding sequence GTGATCTATCCGAGCGGCAGAGCGGTCTGGGCGGCGGCGGTGGGAGCGATCCCGGCGTTCCTGATCGCGCTTGCGCTGCCGTCCTTCTGGTATCTCGGCCTGCTCTGGATCTGCCTACTGCTTGGCTTCCTGGCGGTGGACGCGGCCGCCGGACGCGGGCGCGCCTCGCTCAGCGCCAGCCTCGACGCGCCGCCGCAGGTCGGCGTCGGCGGCCGTTTCGCTGTCCATGTCGCCGCCAGTCTCGGCAAGCAGGCGCGCAAGCTGCAGGCGCGCGTCGGCCATGATCAGCGGCTGGAGCCGATCAACGGCACCGGCGGCGTGCTGCCGGCGGATGGCGGCACGCTCGACCTCGAATTCACGGCGCTCAGGCGCGGCATGGCCAATTTCGACCGGCTATGGTTGCGCTGGCGCGGGCCGTTCGGGCTGGTCTGGAACCAGGTCGTGCTGCCGATGGACGAGAAGGTGGCGGTGCTGCCCGATGTCAGCCACGCCCGCGACGAGGCGATCACGCTTTTGCAACGCTCGGCGCAGGCCGACGGCCACGCACAAAAGCGGGCCGGCCAAGGCCGCGAGTTCGAGGCGCTAAAGGACTACCAGCCCGGCATGGGCCGGCGGATGATCGACTGGAAACGCAGCGCCCGCCACGGCAAGCTTCTGGCGCGCGAGTTCCGCATTGAGGAGAACAACAACGTCGTGCTCGCCATCGACAGCGGACGCCTGATGTGCGAGCCAGTCGACGGCGTGCCGAAGGTCGACCGCGCGGTGACGGCGGCGCTGCTGTCGGCGTTCATCGCGCTGAAGGGCGGCGACCTCGTCAGCCTGTTCTCCTTCGATGCGCGGCCGCGCGTCTCCAGCGGCGCGGTGCGCGGCTCCGCCAGCTTCCCGATGATCCAGAAGCGGGCGGCAGAGATCGACTATTCCAGCGAGGAAACCAACTTTACGCTGGCGCTGACGACGCTTTCGGGCAAGCTCGACCGGCGCTCGCTGGTCATCATCTTCACCGATTTCGTCGATCCGATCAGCGCCGAGCTGATGCTGCGCACCGTCGGCCGGCTGACCGAGCGCCACCTGGTGCTGTTCATGATGATGAAGGATGTCGAGCTGGAGAGCCTGGCCGACATGCCGCCGGCGACGCCGGAGGACGTGGCGCGCGCCGTCACCGCTGGCGGCCTGCTTAGGGAACGGCAGGTCGTGATCGGACGGCTGAGGCTGCTCGGCGCGCATGTCATCGAGGCCGATCACCAGCGGCTGGGCCCGGCGCTGGTCGAGCGCTATCTCGAGCTCAAGCAGGAGAATCTTTTGTGA
- a CDS encoding D-TA family PLP-dependent enzyme — MPSIDDLDTPAIVIDAARAEANIRKAQAHADAHGLKLRPHIKTHKLPYWAKKQIAAGAVGITCQKIGEAEVMADAGLTDIFLPYNILGRAKLERLKALHGRVTLSVTADSLVTLEGLAATFADAGHPLQVLVECDTGMGRCGVQTADEAVVLAKAIDSATGLTLGGLMTYPAAGKQTQAESWLAGAKQALAAAGLDCRRISSGGTPDMWRSGENSVVTEYRPGTYIYLDRYQVAKGVGSLDDCALTVLATVVSHPTPTRAILDSGSKALSSDTLGLSDFGELLGVPGARVTGLSEEHGNVTLSDGAKLRIGERVRVVPDHCCVVTNLFDQVHLIDGDKVLETLPVAARGRMG; from the coding sequence ATGCCGAGCATAGACGACCTCGATACGCCGGCGATCGTGATCGACGCCGCCCGCGCCGAAGCCAACATCAGAAAGGCGCAGGCGCATGCCGACGCCCATGGGCTGAAGCTCAGGCCGCACATCAAGACGCACAAGCTGCCCTATTGGGCGAAGAAGCAGATAGCGGCCGGCGCGGTCGGCATCACCTGCCAGAAGATCGGCGAGGCGGAGGTAATGGCCGATGCAGGGCTGACCGACATTTTTCTCCCCTACAACATCCTCGGGCGCGCCAAGCTCGAACGGCTGAAGGCGCTGCACGGCCGCGTGACGCTGTCGGTAACCGCGGACAGCCTGGTAACGCTGGAAGGCCTTGCAGCGACCTTTGCCGATGCCGGCCACCCGCTACAGGTACTCGTCGAGTGCGATACCGGCATGGGCCGCTGCGGCGTGCAGACGGCAGATGAAGCGGTGGTGCTGGCGAAAGCGATCGACAGCGCCACGGGCCTCACCCTCGGCGGGCTGATGACCTATCCGGCCGCCGGCAAGCAGACGCAGGCAGAGAGCTGGCTGGCAGGGGCGAAGCAGGCCCTTGCCGCGGCAGGCCTCGACTGCCGGCGCATCTCCAGCGGCGGCACGCCGGACATGTGGCGCTCGGGCGAGAACAGCGTCGTCACCGAATACCGGCCCGGCACCTATATCTATCTCGACCGCTACCAGGTCGCCAAAGGCGTCGGCAGCCTTGACGATTGCGCGCTGACGGTGCTCGCGACGGTGGTCAGTCATCCAACGCCGACCCGTGCGATTCTCGATTCAGGCAGCAAGGCGCTGTCCTCCGATACACTGGGGCTGTCCGATTTCGGCGAGTTGCTCGGGGTGCCGGGCGCGAGGGTCACCGGCCTCAGCGAGGAGCATGGCAATGTCACGCTTTCCGACGGCGCGAAGCTTCGCATCGGCGAGCGCGTTCGCGTGGTGCCCGATCACTGCTGCGTGGTGACGAATTTGTTTGACCAGGTGCATCTTATCGACGGCGACAAGGTGCTGGAGACGCTGCCGGTGGCGGCGCGGGGGCGGATGGGGTGA
- a CDS encoding D-lyxose/D-mannose family sugar isomerase produces the protein MKRSRINDIIREADAFIRSFGYIMPPFAYWSPDEMKAHKGDSSAIFTSRLGWDITDYGQEKFDELGLFLFTVRNGRYEDMKLGMGMLYAEKIMISRKDQLSPMHRHNIKAEDIINRGGGKLVLELFMHDRDGGIDPKAEVSVPVDGTITRLPAGGLLKLDPGQSVTLLPGVWHAFWAEGKDVLIGEVSTVNDDLTDNVFREPIGRFSNIDEDVAPLHLLVSDYEKWVG, from the coding sequence ATGAAGCGCTCGAGAATCAACGACATCATCCGCGAAGCCGACGCCTTCATCCGCTCCTTCGGCTATATCATGCCGCCCTTTGCTTATTGGTCGCCGGACGAGATGAAGGCGCATAAGGGAGACTCGTCAGCCATCTTCACCTCGCGCCTCGGCTGGGACATCACCGACTACGGCCAGGAGAAGTTCGACGAGCTCGGCCTGTTCTTGTTCACCGTTCGCAACGGCCGCTACGAGGACATGAAGCTCGGCATGGGCATGCTCTATGCCGAGAAGATCATGATCTCGCGCAAGGACCAGCTCTCGCCCATGCACCGCCACAACATCAAGGCCGAGGACATCATCAACCGCGGCGGCGGCAAGCTGGTGCTGGAACTCTTCATGCACGATCGCGACGGCGGGATCGATCCGAAGGCCGAAGTGTCGGTGCCGGTCGACGGCACCATCACTAGACTGCCGGCGGGCGGGCTCTTGAAGCTCGATCCGGGCCAGAGCGTCACGCTGCTGCCGGGCGTCTGGCACGCCTTCTGGGCCGAGGGCAAGGATGTGCTGATCGGCGAGGTTTCCACCGTCAATGACGACCTCACCGACAACGTTTTTCGGGAGCCGATCGGCCGCTTCTCCAATATCGACGAGGACGTCGCGCCACTGCATCTGCTGGTGTCGGACTATGAGAAGTGGGTGGGGTAA
- a CDS encoding DUF4129 domain-containing protein encodes MAVAQPGRVDAEWLAKVHKQLLADTSIQFDLPAFAQPQPPAWLKPLLDFLAQLGPYMIYLFWGAVISGAAIILFLIVLEVKGVAWRLPWRRARSEADTEEQWRPDAAAAQILLSEADALAARGDYDEAVHLLLRRSVADIAGRLPDFLRPSLTARDIANAPSLPARPRGAFSEIARIVEAALFARRPVGAEGWQQARGAYERFAFGDAWA; translated from the coding sequence GTGGCAGTTGCACAGCCGGGCAGAGTGGACGCCGAATGGCTGGCGAAAGTGCACAAGCAGCTGCTGGCCGACACGTCCATCCAGTTCGACCTGCCGGCCTTCGCGCAGCCCCAACCTCCGGCCTGGCTGAAGCCGCTGCTGGATTTCCTGGCGCAGCTTGGCCCCTATATGATCTACTTGTTCTGGGGCGCGGTGATATCGGGCGCCGCGATTATCCTGTTCCTTATCGTCCTGGAGGTGAAAGGCGTCGCCTGGCGCCTGCCGTGGCGGCGCGCGCGCAGCGAAGCGGATACGGAAGAGCAATGGCGCCCCGATGCCGCAGCGGCGCAGATCCTGCTGTCGGAAGCCGACGCGCTTGCGGCGCGCGGCGACTATGACGAGGCGGTCCATCTCCTGCTTCGCCGCAGCGTCGCCGACATAGCCGGGCGCCTGCCCGACTTCCTGCGTCCCTCGCTGACGGCGCGCGACATCGCCAATGCTCCTTCCCTGCCGGCGCGGCCACGCGGCGCGTTCAGCGAGATCGCGCGAATCGTCGAGGCCGCGCTGTTCGCCCGCCGGCCCGTCGGCGCCGAAGGCTGGCAGCAAGCGCGCGGCGCCTATGAGCGGTTCGCCTTCGGGGATGCCTGGGCATGA
- a CDS encoding DUF4350 domain-containing protein: MSAPAAETAQEPFSRRTLFWGIFASLFAAAGFFLLSTYAPDFRTPGNGGATPLSKGGSGYAALVEWVRLTGGLPFMARTEADLSRHILLIVTIAPESDPAALKNIIDLREELPTLFVLPKWQTMPMETHEGWEMKIERLPTLVVNEWLGRIAGMKLGEGKAAVGQLDIEGHMVAAPADLQWVADDDPIIAAGNGKSVLTKLADKPFYVLTDPDLINNAGFKDPEKAIAVFELLASLDRIGVMFDLTLHGAGRKYDLAKLLVEPPFLALTLSILAAAALAFLHGLGRFGPPRAEGRAIAFGKRALVDTTAMLFKRAGRLEELGDRYGALMRQRAGALLGAPHGLQGEALDRWLDSRDKGEAQGFTTRLKAANNASSLADMHEAAERLHDWTARRLGERR, from the coding sequence ATGAGCGCGCCGGCGGCCGAAACGGCACAGGAACCGTTCAGCCGCAGGACGCTGTTCTGGGGCATTTTCGCGAGCCTGTTCGCGGCGGCGGGGTTCTTCCTGCTGTCGACCTATGCGCCGGATTTCCGTACGCCCGGCAATGGCGGCGCGACGCCGCTCTCCAAGGGCGGCTCCGGCTATGCGGCATTGGTGGAATGGGTAAGACTGACCGGCGGCCTGCCCTTCATGGCGCGGACCGAGGCGGACCTCTCCAGGCACATCTTGCTGATCGTCACCATCGCGCCAGAAAGCGATCCGGCGGCGCTCAAGAACATCATCGATCTTCGAGAAGAGCTGCCAACGCTCTTCGTGCTGCCCAAATGGCAAACCATGCCGATGGAAACGCACGAAGGCTGGGAGATGAAGATCGAGCGGCTGCCCACGCTTGTCGTCAATGAATGGCTTGGCCGCATCGCCGGCATGAAGCTTGGCGAAGGCAAGGCCGCTGTCGGGCAGCTCGACATCGAAGGCCACATGGTTGCCGCGCCGGCGGATCTGCAATGGGTGGCGGATGACGATCCGATCATCGCGGCAGGCAATGGCAAGTCGGTGCTTACGAAGCTCGCCGACAAGCCGTTCTACGTCTTGACCGACCCCGACCTGATCAACAATGCGGGATTCAAGGATCCTGAAAAGGCAATCGCGGTGTTCGAGCTGTTGGCGTCGCTGGACAGAATCGGGGTCATGTTCGACCTGACACTGCATGGCGCCGGGCGCAAATACGATCTCGCCAAGCTTTTGGTCGAGCCGCCCTTCCTGGCGCTGACGCTGTCGATCCTTGCCGCCGCGGCGCTGGCCTTCCTGCATGGTCTTGGCCGCTTCGGCCCGCCGCGCGCCGAAGGCCGGGCGATCGCCTTCGGCAAGCGGGCGCTGGTCGACACCACGGCGATGCTCTTCAAGCGCGCCGGACGTCTGGAGGAACTGGGCGATCGCTATGGCGCCCTGATGCGGCAGCGTGCCGGCGCGCTGCTTGGCGCGCCACACGGGCTGCAGGGCGAAGCGCTCGACCGCTGGCTCGATTCCCGCGACAAGGGCGAGGCCCAGGGGTTCACGACGCGGCTCAAGGCCGCGAACAATGCCAGTTCGCTGGCGGATATGCATGAGGCAGCCGAGCGGCTGCACGACTGGACGGCAAGGAGGCTCGGTGAACGTCGATGA
- a CDS encoding RDD family protein has product MAITRRAAFAPTRPLITPEGVDLRIRLADAGTRASAFLLDVVIIATTAVLITIVALFGLRGIGFGGLQPLFVVWIILIFLLRNAYFIAFEAGRRAATPGKRIVGIRVASRSGAGLTVDQVIARNLMREIEIFLPLSIIAGRGGAGVADTLTTVFGLVWALLFALFPLFNRDRMRIGDLLAGTWVVEAPRLKLVEDLSRSKDPVAARFKFSAAQLDAYGIAELHKLEEVLRRDDYFAMKAVAEMIGKKIGVTIEAPDSRAFLTAYYGELRAHLERKLLLGNRKADKYAQ; this is encoded by the coding sequence ATGGCGATCACTAGACGCGCCGCGTTCGCGCCGACACGGCCGCTGATCACACCGGAAGGCGTCGATCTCAGGATCAGGCTTGCCGACGCCGGCACGCGGGCCTCGGCCTTCCTGCTCGATGTGGTGATCATCGCCACCACCGCGGTCCTCATCACCATTGTCGCCCTGTTCGGGCTACGCGGCATCGGTTTCGGCGGGCTGCAGCCGCTGTTCGTGGTCTGGATCATCCTGATCTTCCTGCTGCGCAACGCCTATTTCATCGCCTTCGAGGCCGGCCGACGCGCCGCGACACCCGGCAAGCGCATCGTCGGCATAAGGGTCGCCTCGCGCAGCGGCGCGGGTCTCACAGTCGACCAGGTTATCGCGCGCAACCTGATGCGCGAGATCGAGATCTTCCTGCCGCTGTCGATCATCGCCGGACGCGGCGGCGCCGGCGTCGCCGACACGCTGACCACCGTCTTCGGACTGGTGTGGGCGCTGCTCTTCGCGCTCTTCCCGCTGTTCAACCGCGACCGGATGCGCATCGGCGACCTGCTCGCCGGAACCTGGGTGGTCGAGGCGCCGAGGCTGAAGCTGGTCGAGGACCTGTCGCGGAGCAAGGATCCAGTCGCGGCCCGTTTCAAGTTCAGCGCTGCGCAGCTCGACGCCTACGGCATCGCCGAGCTACACAAGCTGGAGGAAGTGCTGCGCCGCGACGACTATTTCGCGATGAAGGCCGTAGCCGAAATGATCGGGAAGAAGATCGGTGTGACGATCGAAGCGCCGGATTCCAGGGCGTTCCTGACCGCCTACTACGGCGAGCTCAGGGCGCATCTCGAACGCAAGCTGCTGCTCGGCAACCGCAAGGCGGATAAGTACGCGCAGTAG
- a CDS encoding heme ABC transporter permease, protein MSDTTSRLSGWADLANPTRFVGLADRLVPWLAAAAVLLLAAGLYMSFTAPEDFQQGITVRIMYIHVPFAWLAMMCYSLMAVSALGTLVWRHPLADVALKSAAPIGATFTALALITGSIWGKPMWGTWWVWDARLTSVFVLFLMYLGIIALTRALDDVSRAAWAAAIITLVGFINIPIIKFSVDWWNTLHQPASVFRMGGSTIDASMLRPLLVMALGFTVLFFALHLMAMRTEIFRRRVIAMRRVAARQAERAPPSPLVGEGAAEGDG, encoded by the coding sequence ATGAGCGACACCACTTCACGCCTGAGCGGCTGGGCCGACCTCGCCAACCCGACGCGTTTCGTCGGGCTGGCCGACAGGCTGGTTCCCTGGCTGGCCGCGGCTGCCGTGCTCCTGCTTGCCGCCGGTCTCTATATGAGCTTCACCGCGCCGGAGGACTTCCAGCAAGGCATCACCGTGCGCATCATGTACATCCACGTGCCTTTCGCCTGGCTCGCCATGATGTGCTATTCGCTGATGGCGGTTTCGGCGCTCGGCACGCTGGTGTGGCGCCATCCACTGGCCGATGTCGCGCTGAAATCGGCGGCCCCCATCGGCGCCACCTTCACAGCACTTGCGCTGATCACCGGCTCGATCTGGGGCAAGCCGATGTGGGGCACCTGGTGGGTGTGGGACGCGCGGCTGACATCGGTCTTCGTACTTTTTTTGATGTATCTCGGCATCATCGCGCTGACGCGTGCGCTGGATGACGTCAGCCGCGCCGCCTGGGCCGCCGCCATCATCACCCTGGTCGGCTTCATCAACATCCCGATCATCAAGTTTTCGGTCGACTGGTGGAACACCCTGCACCAGCCGGCCTCGGTATTCCGCATGGGCGGCTCGACCATCGACGCCTCCATGCTGAGGCCGCTGCTGGTGATGGCGCTCGGCTTCACCGTGCTGTTCTTTGCGCTGCACCTGATGGCGATGCGCACGGAGATTTTCCGCCGCCGGGTGATCGCCATGCGCAGGGTTGCCGCCAGGCAGGCGGAGCGGGCTCCCCCTTCTCCCCTTGTGGGAGAAGGTGCCGCCGAAGGCGACGGATGA
- a CDS encoding stage II sporulation protein M → MTTPAGTDAVRQTLASFRQEREADWLAFEALLARVEKRAPRTLSEDELLSLPLLYRSALSSLSVARATSLYNALVSYLEALCLRGYFYLYGARRGLRQRIGDFFLHDWPNAIRVLWRETLVAVGLTAVGAGAGYWLVASNKGWYDAIIAPSLAGGRNPDSSAEMLRSVLYGGADSQFLSSFAAYLFTHNTQVAILAFALGFAFAAPSVLIILMNGCMLGAIFQIYAAKGLGFGLGGWLAIHGTTELFAIALAGAAGMRIGTRIAFPGELTRMASAAEAGRIAATVMVGVVVMLLFAGLLEGIGRQTINGDGARYAIGGGMLAFWCAYFYLFRMVRHGDH, encoded by the coding sequence GTGACGACGCCGGCCGGCACCGATGCGGTACGCCAGACGCTCGCCAGCTTCCGCCAGGAGCGCGAGGCCGACTGGCTGGCATTCGAGGCGCTCTTGGCGCGGGTCGAGAAGCGAGCGCCGCGCACGCTGTCGGAAGACGAATTGCTGTCGCTACCGCTGCTCTACCGCTCGGCGCTGTCCTCGCTGTCGGTGGCCAGGGCGACGTCGCTCTACAATGCGCTCGTCTCTTATCTCGAAGCGCTCTGCCTGCGCGGCTATTTCTACCTTTACGGCGCCCGGCGTGGCTTGCGGCAGCGCATCGGCGATTTCTTCCTGCATGACTGGCCAAACGCTATCCGCGTCCTGTGGCGTGAAACCCTTGTTGCGGTCGGACTGACGGCAGTCGGCGCCGGCGCCGGCTACTGGCTGGTGGCGTCCAACAAGGGCTGGTACGACGCCATCATCGCACCAAGCCTTGCCGGCGGGCGCAATCCGGACTCGTCGGCCGAGATGCTGCGCAGCGTGCTCTATGGCGGCGCCGACAGCCAATTCCTGTCGAGCTTTGCCGCCTATCTCTTCACCCACAACACGCAGGTGGCGATCCTGGCCTTTGCGCTCGGCTTTGCCTTTGCCGCGCCAAGCGTGCTGATCATCCTGATGAACGGCTGCATGCTCGGCGCGATATTCCAGATCTACGCCGCCAAGGGACTGGGCTTCGGGCTCGGCGGCTGGCTCGCCATCCACGGCACCACCGAGCTGTTCGCCATCGCGCTGGCTGGGGCCGCCGGCATGCGCATTGGCACGCGCATCGCCTTTCCCGGCGAGCTGACCCGCATGGCGTCCGCCGCCGAGGCCGGACGGATCGCGGCGACCGTCATGGTCGGCGTCGTCGTGATGCTGCTGTTTGCCGGCCTGCTCGAAGGCATCGGCCGGCAGACGATCAACGGTGACGGCGCCCGCTACGCCATCGGCGGCGGCATGCTGGCCTTTTGGTGCGCCTATTTCTACCTGTTCCGAATGGTGCGGCATGGCGATCACTAG
- a CDS encoding MoxR family ATPase, whose translation MNVDDVKALATAIREEVAKAITGQHDTVDLMLTALFAGGHILLEGPPGTAKTMTARCFAQALGVAYGRIQFTPDLMPGDIVGSNIYNFQSGQFTLTRGPIFCDLLLADEINRTPPKTQAALLEAMQEHAVTFDGTTHSLGRNFMVVATQNPIEHQGVYPLPEAQLDRFLFKHRVSYPDLQDERAIIVHHGGGSASHDIAQYGIKARTDRKTLEKALETVGSVTLVDDVVNYIAALVRATRESPDLEVGASPRAGAMLARAARARATLDGRAYVIPDDVKALAVPALRHRVILSPAAQIDGRLVEQIVSDLVDQTEAPR comes from the coding sequence GTGAACGTCGATGATGTGAAGGCCCTGGCGACAGCGATCAGGGAAGAAGTGGCGAAAGCGATTACCGGCCAGCACGACACGGTCGACCTGATGCTCACCGCCCTGTTCGCCGGCGGGCATATATTGCTCGAAGGACCGCCGGGGACCGCCAAGACCATGACCGCGCGCTGCTTCGCGCAGGCGCTCGGTGTCGCCTATGGGCGCATCCAGTTCACGCCGGACCTGATGCCCGGCGATATCGTCGGCTCCAACATCTACAATTTCCAGAGCGGGCAGTTCACGCTGACGCGCGGCCCGATCTTCTGCGATCTTCTGCTTGCCGACGAGATCAACCGCACCCCACCGAAGACCCAGGCCGCCCTCTTGGAAGCCATGCAGGAGCACGCTGTCACCTTCGACGGCACCACCCATTCGCTCGGCCGCAATTTCATGGTGGTGGCGACGCAGAATCCCATCGAGCATCAGGGCGTCTATCCGCTGCCGGAGGCACAACTCGACCGTTTCCTGTTCAAGCACCGGGTGAGCTATCCGGACCTGCAGGACGAGCGCGCCATCATCGTCCATCACGGCGGCGGCTCCGCCTCGCACGACATCGCGCAATACGGCATCAAGGCCCGGACCGACCGCAAGACGCTGGAAAAGGCGCTCGAAACCGTCGGCTCCGTCACCCTGGTCGACGACGTCGTCAACTATATCGCGGCGCTGGTGCGCGCCACACGCGAGAGCCCGGACCTGGAGGTCGGCGCCAGCCCTCGCGCGGGCGCCATGCTGGCGCGGGCGGCGCGGGCACGGGCCACGCTCGACGGTCGCGCTTACGTGATCCCGGACGACGTCAAGGCGCTCGCCGTGCCGGCGCTGCGCCATCGCGTCATCCTTTCGCCGGCCGCGCAGATCGATGGGCGGCTGGTGGAGCAGATCGTGTCCGATCTCGTCGACCAGACGGAAGCGCCGCGGTGA